A genomic stretch from Microbacterium proteolyticum includes:
- a CDS encoding ATP-dependent Clp protease proteolytic subunit, whose translation MNIPTFGGAAAHMPSSRYVLPQFEERTAYGYKRQDPYNKLFEDRVIFLGVQVDDASADDVMAQLLVLESQDPDRDIIMYINSPGGSFTAMTAIYDTMQYVSPQIQTVVLGQAASAASVLLAAGAPGKRLALPNARILIHQPAMGEAGHGQASDIEIQAQEILRMRTWLEETMARHTGQDVAKINKDIDRDKILSAQEALEYGIVDQVLTTRKRIPAALTA comes from the coding sequence ATGAACATCCCCACCTTCGGCGGCGCCGCAGCCCACATGCCGAGCAGCCGCTACGTTCTGCCCCAGTTCGAAGAGCGCACGGCCTACGGCTACAAGCGCCAGGACCCGTACAACAAGCTGTTCGAAGACCGCGTCATCTTCCTGGGTGTCCAGGTCGACGACGCCTCGGCCGACGACGTCATGGCCCAGCTGCTCGTCCTCGAGTCGCAGGACCCCGACCGCGACATCATCATGTACATCAACTCGCCCGGTGGCTCGTTCACGGCCATGACGGCGATCTACGACACGATGCAGTACGTCTCGCCGCAGATCCAGACCGTCGTGCTCGGTCAGGCGGCGTCCGCGGCATCCGTGCTCCTGGCCGCCGGCGCGCCCGGCAAGCGTCTCGCCCTGCCGAACGCCCGCATCCTGATCCACCAGCCCGCCATGGGCGAGGCCGGTCACGGTCAGGCGTCCGACATCGAGATCCAGGCGCAGGAGATCCTCCGCATGCGCACGTGGCTCGAAGAGACCATGGCGCGCCACACCGGCCAGGACGTCGCGAAGATCAACAAGGACATCGACCGCGACAAGATCCTCTCGGCCCAGGAGGCACTGGAGTACGGCATCGTCGACCAGGTGCTCACGACCCGCAAGCGCATTCCGGCGGCCCTCACCGCCTGA
- a CDS encoding ATP-dependent Clp protease proteolytic subunit, with product MPEPLMATSVFDRLLKDRIIWLGSEVRDENANEICAKILLLAAEDPQKDIYLYINSPGGSITAGMAIYDTMQFVPNDIVTVGIGMAASMGQLLLTSGTKGKRYITPNARVLLHQPHGGFGGTSSDIQTQAQLILDMKRRLAEITANQTGKSVEQINADGDRDRWFTAQEALEYGFVDHMREHATDVTGGGGTAA from the coding sequence ATGCCCGAACCCCTTATGGCAACGAGCGTCTTCGACAGGCTGCTGAAGGACCGCATCATCTGGCTCGGTTCGGAGGTGCGTGACGAGAACGCCAACGAGATCTGCGCCAAGATCCTCCTGCTGGCTGCAGAGGACCCGCAGAAGGACATCTACCTCTACATCAACTCGCCCGGCGGCTCGATCACGGCCGGCATGGCGATCTACGACACCATGCAGTTCGTGCCGAACGACATCGTCACCGTCGGTATCGGCATGGCCGCGTCGATGGGCCAGCTGCTGCTGACCAGCGGCACCAAGGGCAAGCGCTACATCACGCCCAACGCGCGCGTGCTGCTGCACCAGCCGCACGGCGGCTTCGGCGGAACGTCGAGCGACATCCAGACGCAGGCGCAGCTCATCCTCGACATGAAGCGTCGTCTGGCCGAGATCACGGCCAACCAGACCGGCAAGAGCGTCGAGCAGATCAACGCCGACGGTGACCGCGACCGCTGGTTCACCGCCCAGGAAGCCCTCGAGTACGGCTTCGTCGATCACATGCGCGAGCACGCCACCGACGTCACCGGCGGCGGCGGAACCGCGGCGTAA
- a CDS encoding tetratricopeptide repeat protein, giving the protein MSDWQERVDAVWADDGLDPAEVIARIDALAEERPADDAVALFERAGARDSAGLEEEAEPIYRRALARGLDDDRRTQATIQLASTIRNLGKTDEALALLRAEYEREPRGPLHDAAAAFYALALVSNGEPGRAASIALQTLAPHLPRYTRSVTGYAREIADEAR; this is encoded by the coding sequence ATGAGCGACTGGCAGGAAAGAGTGGATGCCGTGTGGGCCGACGACGGCCTCGACCCGGCCGAGGTCATCGCGCGGATCGACGCGCTGGCCGAAGAGCGGCCGGCGGATGACGCGGTCGCGCTGTTCGAGCGTGCGGGTGCCCGGGACTCCGCGGGGCTCGAAGAGGAGGCGGAGCCGATCTACCGACGCGCGCTCGCGCGCGGCCTCGACGACGATCGACGCACTCAGGCGACCATTCAGCTCGCGAGCACGATCCGCAACCTCGGCAAGACCGACGAGGCCCTCGCGCTGCTGCGCGCGGAGTACGAGCGCGAGCCCCGCGGCCCGCTGCACGACGCGGCGGCGGCCTTCTACGCCCTCGCGCTGGTGTCGAACGGGGAGCCCGGGCGGGCGGCATCCATCGCCCTGCAAACCCTCGCCCCGCACCTTCCCCGCTATACCCGGTCGGTGACGGGATACGCGCGAGAAATCGCCGACGAGGCGCGCTGA